The DNA sequence CCCTAAATACCCCCCTTGCATCACCATAGCCACCCGCCTTCCTCCTGCGCATAACCCTAAATACCCTCCTTGCATCACCTTAGCTACCCGCCCTCCTCCTGCGCATCACCCTAAATACCCCCTTGCATCACCTTAGCCACTCGCCCTCCTCCTGCAAATCACCCTAAATACCCCCTTGCATCACCTTAGCCACCCGCCTTCCTCCTGCGCATCACCCTAAATACTCCCTTGCATCACCTTAGCTACGCGCCTTCCTCCTGCGCATCACCCTAAATACCCCCTTGCATCACCTTAGCCACTCGCCCTCCTCCTGCAAATCACCCTAAATACCCCCTTGCATCACCTTAGCCACCCGCCCTCCTTCTGTGCATCACCCTAAATACCCCCCTTGCATCACCTTAGCTACCCTCCCTTCTCCTGTGCATCACCCTAAATACTTCCCTTGCATCGTCTTAGCCACCCGCCTTCCTCCTGTGCATCACCCTAAATACCCCCCTTGCATCACCTTAGCTACGCGCCTTCCTCCTGCGCATCACCCTAAATACCCCCCTTGCATCACCTTAGCCACCCGCCCTCCTCCTGCGCATCACCCTAAATACCCCCCTTGCATCACCTTAGCTACGCGCCCTCCTCCTGCGCATCACCCTAAATACCCCTTGCATCACCTTAGCTACCCTCCCTTCTCCTGTGCATCACCCTAAATACTTCCCTTGCATCGTCTTAGCCACCCGCCTTCCTCCTGTGCATCACCCTAAATACCCCCCTTGCATCACCTTAGCTACGCGCCTTCCTCCTGCGCATCACCCTAAATACCCCCCTTGCATCACCTTAGCCACCCGCCTTCCTCCTGTGCATCACCTCAAATACCCCCTTGCATCACCTTAGCTACGCGCCTTCCTCCTGTGCATCACCCTAAATACCCCCTTGCATCACCTTAGCTACGCGCCTTCCTCCTGCGCATCACCCTAAATACCCCCTTGCATCACCTTAGCTACGCGCCTTCCTCCTGTGCATCACCCTAAATACCCCCTTGCATCACCTTAGCTACGCGCCTTCCTCCTGCGCATCACCCTAAATACCCCCTTGCATCACCTTAGCCACCCGCCTTCCTCCTGCGCATCACCCTAAATACCCCCTTGCATCACCTTAGCCACTCGCCCTCCTCCTGCAAATCACCCTAAATACCCCCTTGCATCACCTTAGCCACCCGCCCTCCTTCTGTGCATCACCCTAAATACCCCCCTTGCATCACCTTAGCTACCCTCCCTTCTCCTGTGCATCACCCTAAATACTTCTCTTGCATCGTCTTAGCCACCCGCCTTCCTCCTGTGCATCACCCTAAATACCCCCCTTGCATCACCTTAGCTACGCGCCTTCCTCCTGCGCATCACCCTAAATACCCCCCTTGCATCACCTTAGCCACCCGCCCTCCTCCTGCGCATCACCCTAAATACCCCCCTTGCATCACCTTAGCTACGCGCCCTCCTCCTGCGCATCACCCTAAATACCCCTTGCATCACCTTAGCTACCCTCCCTTCTCCTGTGCATCACCCTAAATACTTCCCTTGCATCGTCTTAGCCACCCGCCTTCCTCCTGTGCATCACCCTAAATACCCCCCTTGCATCACCTTAGCTACGCGCCTTCCTCCTGCGCATCACCCTAAATACCCCCCTTGCATCACCTTAGCCACCCGCCTTCCTCCTGTGCATCACCTCAAATACCCCCTTGCATCACCTTAGCTACGCGCCTTCCTCCTGTGCATCACCCTAAATACCCCCTTGCATCACCTTAGCTACGCGCCTTCCTCCTGCGCATCACCCTAAATACCCCCTAGCATCACCTTAGCTACGCGCCTTCCTCCTGTGCATCACCCTAAATACCCCCTTGCATCACCTTAGCTACGCGCCTTCCTCCTGCGCATCACCCTAAATACCCCCTTGCATCACCTTAGCCACCCGCCTTCCTCCTGCGCATCACCCTAAATACCCCCTTGCATCACCTTAGCCACCCGCCCTCCTCCTGCGCATCACCCTAAATACCCCCCTTGCATCACCTCAGCCACCCGCCTTCCTCCTGCGCATCACCCTAAATACCCCCTTGCATCACCTTAGCTACGCGCCCTCCTCCTGCGCATCACCCTAAATACCCCCTTGCATCACCTTAGCTACCCGCCTTCCTCCTGTGCATCACCCTAAATACCCCCTTGCATCACCTTAGCTACGCGCCCTCCTCCTGTGCATCACCCTAAATACCCCCTTGTATCACCTTAGCCACCCGCCTTCCTCCTGTGCATCACCCTAAATACCCCCTTGCATCACCTAGCTACGCGCCCTCCTCCTGCGCATGACCCTAAATACCCCCCTTGCATCACCTTAGCTACCCGCCCTTCTCCTGTGCATCACCCCAAATACCCCCCTTGCATCACCTTAGCTACCCGCCCTCCTCCTGGGCATCACCCTAAATACCCCCCTTGCATCACCTTAGCTACCCGCCCTCCTCCTGTGCATCACCCTAAATACCCCCCTTGCATCACCTTAGCTACCCGCCCTCCTCCTGGGCATCACCCTAAATACCCCCCTTGCATCACCTTAGCTACCCGCCTTCCTCCTGTGCATCACCCTAAATACCTCCTTGCATCACCTAGCTACGCGCCCTCCTCCTGCGCATCACCCTAAATACCCCCCTTGCATCACCTTAGCCACGCGCCCTCCTCCTGTGCATCACCCCAAATACCCCCCTTGCATCACCTTAGCTACCCGCCCTCCTCCTGGGCATCACCCTAAATACCCCCCTTGCATCACCTTAGCTACCAGCCCTCCTCCTGTGCATCACCCTAAATACCCCCCTTGCATCACCTTAGCCACCCGCCTTCCTCCTGCGCATCACCCTAAATACCCCCCTTGCATCACCTAGCTACGCGCCCTCCTCCTGCGCATCACCCTAAATACCCCCCTTGCATCACCTTAGCTACCCGCCCTCCTCCTGTGTATCACCCTAAATACCCCCCTTGCATCACCTAGCCACCCGCCCTCCTCCTGCGCATCATCCTAAATACCCCCCTTGCATCACCTTAGCCACCCGCCTTCCTCCTGTGCATCACCCTAAATACCCCCTTGCATCACCTTAGCTACGCGCCTGacatcaaatttttttttgcgtttttgcgtttttttttttgcaattttcCCTCTATGACTAGGCTGTCATGACTTTCTGTCTAGAGCAGGCTACGACGCCATGATCAAATTTGATGGCTTATCATTTAGATTTTTGATTGTAGATAATGTTAAATACTTTAAAAGGGATGaattaacaataaaaaaaggttatcaTAAACTCGATTTTTTTAAGATACATTCCAAAAAAGACGTTTTATACTACCTATATAGACCTCGTTCCATACTACCTTATAAAGAattaaaagaaagaagaaataaaaacggATAATAAACATTGAGCCATTGTCAATATCCGCGACAGTTGTCTTTGCCAATTAAACGTTTTAGCAGATGGAGATGCGCAAAAGTGTAACATTTCAGAGTGGCACAtatgcgggattctttgcagCGGCCTGCTCAATTGTTGCAGACAGTTCAAGACAATCCAATTCAAGCTACCTATGACAAGGATTACAAAGAGTGAGAAAAAAGCTACAAGCGCAAAATCATTTGGTCATCTAGTGGATAGCCACAAATCCTATTTGTGCTACTTTTAAATAGGCCAAGCTATCGATGCGTCATGTGCAAATGAAAAGGAAACAAGTAAGAGCTTTATTTGAAGGCAATTCCAAACAAGTTCGCTTGTCATCATTTTATCATCACCAGTAGCGTCTTGTATCCGTCTGCTGCCATAGCGTTAAGTAGTTTTGATTTACGTTTTCAACGGTAACACGCTGTAAAACAATACGAGATAATCAATAGCACCTACAACATGCAAGCGTAGGAGCCAACCCATTTTCACAGCGCTTGTTATTTGAAAACCACTGCCCGATAATGCCTAATAATACAGATAGTATTTTACTAGAGATTTTCATCTCAAGACTATTTTCCTACAGGTTATAAAGATGAATTTTTCAcatattcttttttaaagTGTAACCGCTTATTTattgaaaacaaagcatttCAGAATGTACCCCAAATGAGAGTCAGCCCTAACGAAGGCGGGTAGGGATGTCACTAATAAGTAGATTCGCTTATGAGTGTATTCCAtcgttcttttctttttagggtCTCCATTTGATTCGCGTAGAGCATGCGCGAATACGTGATGACGACTATGTCGATAAGCAAAGCAACCTTGATGTTCATTATTAGTATTCTAACCATAATAGGGAATTCACTCGTCGTTATCGTAGGTAAGTAGATTTTCGACACTTTACCCCCTCTCTCTAGAGGCTTCGATAGTGCAAGAGAAAAAATTGCTCACGTCACGATTTTGTTTGTGGACCCATacatctatttcaaataaggttgcacgcggagaatccatgtgtcgtaaccctcAGTGCTTCATTGGtgtaaaataaataagcaaataagcaaaaataaaaagaaatccaGGCTTCAAAGGCTACAGGGGACGCTAAGAGATcgcgtgactgtttgggtggcaaactagcgcgctcCCAGCCTTtgggcggcaaaataacagcaaaaaaCAGCAACtcattcagcgcttacgaaaaaaaaaaaaaaaaaaacagaattctttttttcagaaatggtttagtttcatttaaaggctttttttctttatcgttctctggtgtgacggacCAGTCATgtctgatttttttgtttgatcattttgtttcaaatttgccacccaaaaatgtcacgtgatctcttacgCTGTTTTTAAAAGGATGCAGCGATAACTGGTAGTTATGCACCGCTTTAAATCCGCTCAAATACAACACTATCCGAAAATTGGTTGCCACTGCTAGAAGGTTGGCGCGCGGACTCGATGGGATTATCGAGCTAATCGGCCCGTTACTTTCTGAGAAATTTGTTTTGATGTCCAACAATAGCGAGTGTGTCGAAGTTTggaataattaataaatcatTATTTTCCTTTAGGATGGAAAAACTGGAGTCACACCAGGAGTCACATGACTCATCTTCTTGTGTTCAGTCTGGCAATAGCAGATCTTACCGAGACATTCATCGCCTTTCCCATAGAGTTTACCATTGAGCTCTTAGGCGAGTGGATTTTCAGTGACTTTGGCTGCCGCTTCGTCGAGTATTGCCAAGCGCTCTCGTTTGGCGTAGCTGTATTCATCATCACATTTATTGCTATCGATAGATATCTATCGGTGGTGCGACCATTAACGGGCCGAATCAGAACCCGGCATGGCAAATGGATTCTGGTGTTCTGTTGGTCCGCGCCCATGCTTATACTATTCCCTTACGTGTTTCTGTTCAAGGTGATAAAAACTACGCACCACGAGTCAAATGAAACAATCTTCATGTGCCAACCGGTAGGAAGCGGTTATGACTGGCTTGACCGGCTTTACTGGACCGTCGAGCTGTACTATACATTTTTACTCCCTATGATTATCATGATATTCTGCTATACTTCCCTAGTGCGTAAAGTTCTGCGGATGAAAAAAGTAGGGCAAGCGCAGCCTTCGGTGAACTCTTTGCATGAGCGTGTGGGTACTCTAAGCCACATGAAGAGGAAATCAGTACGACTAGCGCTCTCATTTGTCACGCTTTTCGTAGTTTGCTGGGGCCCAAGGTTTGTTATGGATTGCTATCGAATCGCTTACGGTACAAGAGCTGTTACACGAACGTCGGCTATATACGAGGTAGCCCTGTTCATGGCTTACACTAACCAGATGTTGAATCCTGTTTTGTACGCGCTCATTGACACTTACTTTAAACAGAAGCTGAAGAATTTGTTCCGAAGGCAAATAACAACTTTTGAGAATTCGACTGAGACGAACAACCACACAAACAACACGGCGGGATAGTCTAAAAAGTCGAGGGAGTGAGTAACCCAGTGGTGGGAAACGTGCTAGCTTAGTGTACAATAGTATTGCCCAAAACGAGGGGAGCGGTGCGCATAttaagaaaacgttgtcgttttgggggtctggtaccgaggaatcttagtttctttttagaGACTTTTCCATTGGCTAGTGATAATTACAGTCACTGTTTGTATCTTCATCttcgagtaagtacgcagctgctttgtctcctattatctttgttctacaaaggagttcttttgtctctattcttctccttctttgtgtcgaggtgcggatattgttcatttgcccaatcaaattgcagcttgtaagagctgcgtactgacccgtatcttctgattacaagtcataaagtttacgaagtaCCTGCagtacggcaaccttaaagatgacaagaatcataaagtatttaaaaatatggaatatattattttccttacatatggaagtgaccgcgtttggcaaaaacgacatttttttgctaaattttcttgatatgcgtGCAAGTCCCCGTTTGTTTTTGGTTATTTTGGAACCATATACAAAATGTACATAGCGGAAGCCCGAAAAACTTTATGTAAAGAGAGATGTCATTTTCCTAAGGTATTATTATTTAAGTGTGCGCACACCCTGCGCGTCCTTCTTGATCTTTTGCACCTTAACTCTCGATGTGTGTGTAGGGTGCTTCCCCATATTCTATTGcttaaaatacaggagaaaattgAATCACACGCTAAAACCATGGGTTGCACACTCTCCTTTAAATAGAATCGTGATTAGCACCTCTCATATCACTTTCCTGATTAGCACTCATCAAGTCACACCCTGGAAATAAGCATCCCTCCCATTCCTCCCTACAATTGTGACAAGCaaccattttattatttcctgGAATCCTGAATAGCACCCATAAACCAGTGGAATTCTGTTAAAATTATGATTTGAATCATTGCTCTCGGTCTTTCATGGTATGTTGAAATTGATGTTTATACTGTATAGGAACACCAAGGTTTGGCCTAGACTAGTTTTGTATATATCATTTATATTcatgtataaaataaataaaatgaataaatatgaAGTGAAAGGttcccaattttttttgtgttaatatgattttttattcatgataaattaaaaaagcaaTTCTTTACATTTACAATAATTATAGCTGATTTTGTTGTTGCACGACCAACGAAAATTCAAATCCATTTTTCgtctgggaatagcgcgtagacAATCATACCACAGTGACCAATCACCCTTGCTCCGTGCAATCAAATGGTTTATGATACAACAttgaaaacatgaaagccaTAGATTGGATTAGATGGTCGATTGACTATGCACTATTCCCAAACAAGAAATGATTTGGCTATAAACAATCCCATAAATAACTATAATTATTATATCTGCTGTTATTTGAAATAGTGATCtataattattttgttattcacAAAATACCAACTTGAACATAGATAATATAATACATGATTCAAAACTATTATGAATGCTGCAATCCAAAATCCTATTTCAATAACATTATCGctattattatattaataatcaatattttgtaatttcaTGATTATCACCAAGGTGGGCAGACAAGGCTCCCCTTTAGCTGTTTTGTCCAGAGACAATTCATATAACTAGTTACCGAAGAGTCATGGGAGAGGGTGGGTGaaagtgcccccccccccccaatattttaaaaaatatatatataaggaaatgaccagaagggctTTGCCTCCCAACGTTTTCATAATGTTCTGTTAATATGGCTGTGTCCCCCAATGTTTTCGTAATGTTTCTGTACCATGCTCCCCCCTAATATTACAAGGCACGCTATGGCTACATGTACAGGGAAAAAGGAAAGAATAGTTAGTTTAGTCTACTTCTAATTCACACCTTTAAAGTTCCTGTAATCTAAAATCCTTTTTGCTTCACGGACTCCACTTATGTATGCACCATGGGTTGTTGCATAAGCTGATCTGTTAGTTGCCTCGCCTGCAAACAAGATCTTGCAGGGGACGTTACCCTGAGCCTCACCCTCAAGATGAGGCAGGGGGGAAGCTAGGATATCTATGTCAGCCCCACCAGAATATCTTGGAATGTAAGTGTAACTTCCTCTGCTCAGCTTATTGGAGTGCCACTTTGTTTTCATGACTTCTTTTATCCCAGGGATTTCTTTGAGACCTGTAAATGCCTTTAACACCCTGGTACATTCATGAGCAATTTCCTGGTCGGAGATTGATTCAATCTGAATAGCAGCTTCTCCTGAAAGCCAAGTCACAAGAACATTGGATCCCTTATGTGTTGGATAAAAGATGTACAGCTCTTTCACCCAGCTTGGCCAATTATTAGAGTCTAAGTTTGTCCACAAAAGGCCCATTCCCTTGATTTCATTCGACCAAAAAGCCTTCTCAAATACAAGATATATACGATTTATGGTACCATACCCTAGTCGATTTATGGCATCTTTCTTAATCTGGGGTAGGGGAGGGTTAAAAATGACCTCGTGCCTTGACTTTAGCACCCCGAGAGGCAATGTAACGATCACGTGTTCGGCAGTGAAGATTTCACCATTGCTACACGTGATTGACACAACACTCGATGAAGTTTCTTCCGCTTTGGGCTTCCATTTAATCGACACAACTTCGTGATTGAAACGCACAGTTTCTTCATCTAAATCCTCAAATATGCGCTCTAGAAGCTTGTTGTAGCCATGGGGAAGAGTGAAGCTATCTTTCTCGTCAACAGAATACTCAGGGGAGCTTTTGATATCAACATTTTCAAGCGATTTCACGCCAGAAGAATGGCATTCATTTCTCATAATCCACTCAAATAAACTTCTCTTTAGAGAGCTATGTTCAGCGTTATTCTCGAGATAATGTTCAAATTTGTTCCCATAGTAGATTCCTAATCCCAGACTCTCGTTGAGTTCGCTGGCTGTCGTTTTGCAGTCATCGTAAATCTTCTCATATGCTTCGTAAACTTCATTTGCTAATTTCGTCGGCAGTTCATTTGCCTGACCGAGCGTGTAAAAGGTCACAGAGCCAAACTCAGATGCGTCACAATTAAACCCTTTCGATAAAACAACGTTTATCTCTCTGGCAGCATCATACAAGGGGTTAGAAGTACTATCATGAATCCATCCCGCACCAAGCTCTACGACTTCGTTATTTATCGTTGACGTGTGAATTCTCCCTCCGATTCGTGAACTTGCTTCTAGTATCGTAACATCTACTTCCTTGGAGTTTTGTAGATTTAAAGCGGCGCTAAGACCAGCGATTCCACCGCCAATAACTACGACACGAGGCCGAGAAGACATGTTAGGGAAGATCTAATTTACCAGAACAACCAGTGCTATATACAAGACCTCTGCAATATGATATAATTATTACCAGCAAAACTGGTAAAAAACTGGTATTACGAGCAATACACGTGGTGTGGCATTCATGACCAGTGACGACTTGTGAGTATTGCGTGACAGTATTTACAGCAATCGAGACTAGTGAAGGGGCTCTGATGCCCAACACAGCGGTCAAacactgcgcatgctcaaaattgaaaaccaagatggcggacgttCTACCACATGGAAGCATAAACAAGAGaggaaaatgaaagaaaagtgCACTTTAATTTCTTGCCATTGAGTAATGTTTATAATCTAAAGAAAGAGAGAAGGTCCCTTTCGTCCctgatcatttttttttaccgatCTATGCTTCAGCGACTTTTATAAGGGATGCGAAACGAAGCGGAGGTAAGCACAACTcaattttctgttttttttttttttttttttttttttaaatcacttACTTACTTATCTGTTTTATCCTTCCCTCTTTCCCTAATTTTATGGATATGAGACTTATTCATTAGCAGATGGCTTGTATGAAACCTGTAACTTTTTgctttcaaaacacaaaataatGAGGCCCAATTAATTCTTAATCCCGTCTCGAATTTTCTTTCTAACATCGCCTTAGAAGTACTTTCCTAATATTTTTCTCAAAGGGGCTGCGTCACGGTTATGTGAGTAAATTTGTAAATGCAGCTCTGAATTATCCCGAATGAAGTCCACTATTTCATATCAGTCAAATATCTTCTGCTGTTATTTATACAAATTCTCATCGCTGTAAAGTACTCAAAATTCATTGTAATATTAATTTAGACATGTGCTACCATGAACACTCATCTAAGTTTTTGACAAgattctgttgtgtttttgacACCCTTTACATATGAAATTTACTCAACTTGTGTAACAGACTGTCTAAAACCTGATAGAAATTTGTCAAAAACTTAGTCGGGTGTTTACTAGCATGTTGCTGACAGCAATAGCAAATAAAGTACTGTAATTCTAAACAAAATTTTTAAAAGTAACAGTACACATAATTACATTAGGACTTAACCACTGCTTACATATAGTTAAATATTGCTCAATATCTTGCAGTGCAGCTTTACCAACAAGGGCACCAAAAGTTCCATGCAAATGGCTATCAAGGAGAAGCACTTCATTCCCTCTTCCAAGGAAACATACAGATAAGCCATTGATTATTAGGATTGCAGAGATATTGGGTTCTCTCACTAGACGCTGGAGGTAGAACCTAAGTGATGACTGCGGGACTTGTAGATTCTGACACACAAAGTCTACATCAAAGGAGTCTTCTACCTTGATTGTGCCAATTGAAGATAGATGCACAGCAGCATCTTGAACACTGAAATTAATAGCCCGGCCTCCTGTGACTTGTTGGTGAACTCTATTTCCATGAGAAATGCAATTACACATAATCACTCCCCAAActgttccctgctagcagaggcctcttttctttgtatttcgctgggctggcatTCGCAAGGgaaagagacctctgccatgggtcgaaactgttttcgttgcgcatgcgtgagcgtttctAAGGACCGcatgacgtgccaaaacccgtaccatcacGGGAAAGCCGTCAATATGCTAATTTTTGTCGCAaattatgaatcaaactccggttagttctcctcttcaaaaaaacaaacaaacaactgttcaatttaaatcacctaaaacgtcactaaataAATCGAACAGCAAACACAGCAAATACGAGttctgtcttgtttgtgggataaaTTCCAAGACATCTAGGCAGGCGattttcttcaatgtaaatatcgcacagttggactcgaagaaaatgttacaaaactttttggttaACATAGATCAGCTAATTCTAGAAGAATATACAAAAGCTGTAAACGgtagattgactcgttagtcaaacgagagaaaattctgaatgaagacaaggcattgaatggcttcttttataattcgtcgcgtgatatttctacggaggacgcggTTTcaaatgcgggcttattatcccacagcggatatacgcttcacgcatgcgctagCCATTGTTGGCTCAAATactggccagtaattaatgaacggagcatgcgctctggatctcccgtctacgatcgaggacggcggtttgatcaaacgaacttgcgacccatggcagaggtatcttttccatGCGAACGCCAGCCAAGCGAAGTACAGAGAAAaaaggcctctgctagcagggaacccAAACTGGTGACAACTGGGAAATTGGAAATGCAAGTGTTCCTAAATTAGAAATGACTGTTTTGGCTATAATAATAGCAATAAAAGTGCAGGCATTTGATCCGTTTCGCCCATTTAGGGTAGATTGGGAGATACTGTTCTCAAACAGCCAAATTTTACAACCAGAGACATtcaatgttgtaattttgaaTGTTCTATTAATTGCTGAAGTAGCTGCATGCTGCTGGTTTGAGTGACTTTGTTGTATTGTTGATGCAGAAGTTTGGTTGGGGGTTGTAGATTGTGGTGTCTGAGAAGGTTGGGGGACAGCTATTCCTTCTAAGATGCTGTCAACATAGTTTGCCCATTGTTCTGAGTCATAAAAGTCAGGATCCTTTGTGCTTACTACAGGAATTTCAtcatattattttcatttgcatTAAGCTCAGCAGTATTCCTGGATGGAGAGGAGTTTGTGGGAGTTATGAGAGTAGTATTGAAAGCAGTTGCTAGTTTTGAAAAGCCACTGAGTGGCTTGAAGCAGTGGGAACACTTGTTACCAGATTGGACTAAACAAGATTTATGGTAGGCATGGGAGCATGGGAGTCTAACAACTTCATCATCTTGTATCTGACATGTCTTGTAATCAAAGGGTTTATTTGGATTTGGGAGGCTTTCAGGATATTCATTACTAAATTTGTAGGAAAGAGGTAAGGCCTTGTTATCTACTGTGGTATCAAATGTCTTGATGCATAGCTGTTACTTTGCTGAGCAACAAGTTTCTTGAAGTAAAACCAGCTAGGCCAATCTCCAGGGCAGGGAAGTGCATATTCCTTGGTGCAGTTTAATAATGGTTGTCCAGCACTGCTAATTGTGTGGTCAAGTGCAAACCTATAGTTTTCCATGGACTTTAATGGATGTTCGAATTCATCGACTAGTTGACAACTGTTTAGCTTGCATAGTTCTTCATGTGCTAAGTCATGGTAAACACGAAATTCATGGAGTTGACTCTGCACTGACTCTCCATTTAGCTTTCTATAACCTGGAACTGAGCTGAAGAAGGAAGTTTGCCACTCCTTCATCTTTTCAGCAATGGTTAGGAGATTTCCAACTGAGATCCCCCCAACACATTTTTGCATGATTCCATTCATTGAAACATATGGAGAACAATGAACAGCATCAATACTTCTAGGCATCTTTGGGGCTTTGATAGAAGGGTGGATATCTAACAGTGAAGAGGTCATATGGGTAGCCACTGATAGTTTCATATCACTCCCTGGCAGTCGCACAGTGTGAATATTGTGAAAGTCATCTATAAACAGCATTATGAAGCCCTTCTCctacaagataaaaaaaaaatgaaaaatatttaaactTGGAAATTGACTATACTTTGAAATGTTTATTAGTAGAAATACACCCCCATTCCCACCACTCTAGAATTTCCTAAATCCCTTCCTCAGACATAGTGCAGTACATGTAATATATGATGTATCATGGTTAGGTCTGTATATAACATTAAAATCAAAGTCAGTTGTGACAAAAATAAGCTTACATCAACTGCATATTTTAGATGTTCCTGCAGCTGATTTGggtagttccttttttttgtttctttttgcctGTCGAGTGTCCTTGGTGCCACACTGTATCCTGAAAAAAAGCAGGATTTTTGAACACAGGTCTTCCAATTCCATGTCACCCACCACAGTTTCAATATCTTGTGGATTTAGATTGTTCAAAGGGATACATTAGATGTCATTTTTAATTATGTTCCTTGCACTCACCTAGCACTGGTCTAGTGTTGATTGCAGACCTTGATGCTCCATGGTGGTGAAGAAATGCACCAGCATCCTTATTAAATTGAGAGGTCTTCTGTGATCTACAGACAATGACAGAAAAAGGATCAAAGTAGTTGTTCAGGTAGGTAGGATAAGCAAAGC is a window from the Nematostella vectensis chromosome 9, jaNemVect1.1, whole genome shotgun sequence genome containing:
- the LOC5517259 gene encoding QRFP-like peptide receptor, with amino-acid sequence MREYVMTTMSISKATLMFIISILTIIGNSLVVIVGWKNWSHTRSHMTHLLVFSLAIADLTETFIAFPIEFTIELLGEWIFSDFGCRFVEYCQALSFGVAVFIITFIAIDRYLSVVRPLTGRIRTRHGKWILVFCWSAPMLILFPYVFLFKVIKTTHHESNETIFMCQPVGSGYDWLDRLYWTVELYYTFLLPMIIMIFCYTSLVRKVLRMKKVGQAQPSVNSLHERVGTLSHMKRKSVRLALSFVTLFVVCWGPRFVMDCYRIAYGTRAVTRTSAIYEVALFMAYTNQMLNPVLYALIDTYFKQKLKNLFRRQITTFENSTETNNHTNNTAG
- the LOC5517306 gene encoding spermine oxidase; the encoded protein is MSSRPRVVVIGGGIAGLSAALNLQNSKEVDVTILEASSRIGGRIHTSTINNEVVELGAGWIHDSTSNPLYDAAREINVVLSKGFNCDASEFGSVTFYTLGQANELPTKLANEVYEAYEKIYDDCKTTASELNESLGLGIYYGNKFEHYLENNAEHSSLKRSLFEWIMRNECHSSGVKSLENVDIKSSPEYSVDEKDSFTLPHGYNKLLERIFEDLDEETVRFNHEVVSIKWKPKAEETSSSVVSITCSNGEIFTAEHVIVTLPLGVLKSRHEVIFNPPLPQIKKDAINRLGYGTINRIYLVFEKAFWSNEIKGMGLLWTNLDSNNWPSWVKELYIFYPTHKGSNVLVTWLSGEAAIQIESISDQEIAHECTRVLKAFTGLKEIPGIKEVMKTKWHSNKLSRGSYTYIPRYSGGADIDILASPLPHLEGEAQGNVPCKILFAGEATNRSAYATTHGAYISGVREAKRILDYRNFKGVN
- the LOC116621555 gene encoding uncharacterized protein LOC116621555 isoform X1, with the protein product MIIFHSRSFIDMITQFQSSLYEYYETNEGPPLYSPALMRDFVEEHACGLYKIILNLIIKDTTSKERKQLQEQRTVAILHILAYFRSQKTSQFNKDAGAFLHHHGASRSAINTRPVLGYSVAPRTLDRQKETKKRNYPNQLQEHLKYAVDEKGFIMLFIDDFHNIHTVRLPGSDMKLSVATHMTSSLLDIHPSIKAPKMPRSIDAVHCSPYVSMNGIMQKCVGGISVGNLLTIAEKMKEWQTSFFSSVPGYRKLNGESVQSQLHEFRVYHDLAHEELCKLNSCQLVDEFEHPLKSMENYRFALDHTISSAGQPLLNCTKEYALPCPGDWPSWFYFKKLVAQQSNSYASRHLIPQ
- the LOC116621555 gene encoding uncharacterized protein LOC116621555 isoform X2, whose translation is MITQFQSSLYEYYETNEGPPLYSPALMRDFVEEHACGLYKIILNLIIKDTTSKERKQLQEQRTVAILHILAYFRSQKTSQFNKDAGAFLHHHGASRSAINTRPVLGYSVAPRTLDRQKETKKRNYPNQLQEHLKYAVDEKGFIMLFIDDFHNIHTVRLPGSDMKLSVATHMTSSLLDIHPSIKAPKMPRSIDAVHCSPYVSMNGIMQKCVGGISVGNLLTIAEKMKEWQTSFFSSVPGYRKLNGESVQSQLHEFRVYHDLAHEELCKLNSCQLVDEFEHPLKSMENYRFALDHTISSAGQPLLNCTKEYALPCPGDWPSWFYFKKLVAQQSNSYASRHLIPQ